In Microplitis mediator isolate UGA2020A chromosome 9, iyMicMedi2.1, whole genome shotgun sequence, the DNA window tccggcgaaactatcagacctattacaaaatattattggaccttttttgtagacaattttattccctagaagttattttgaataaaattttcagaattctgcattgttttctagttattattattttaatgtcatgcttataaaaaaaatagtcctttgatcgattttaagtcttattgagaaggttatttgcatgtttgcatgtttaggtttccactatataaaaatggtgtattaccgtacgatggacggtgtggctcaataagttatagatcaaattgaacggaatatagtatagtgccggatagctcaactggtagagcactcggcgtgataccgaattggtctgggttcgattcccagttcgggctatctatatttttctcaatttatctataaattgtcttattgagaaggttatttgcatgtttgcatgtttaggtttccactatataagaCATCGGCCTCGTTCGGATGCCTCACTTGCCCCAAGTTCCACATTCGGCATGCCTTATTTGGAGCAAACTACCGCCTCACTACAATTTCTAGTCGGGAACTCATccgattaattccaaaatttgattAGCTTTCGAACtcgataaaacgcgtcgattgccacgttaaccgtctcaatcggtcaattcgtatGAGAGATattgttggagaaaaaatcggaaaaaaatgattttttttttaaacaacggcatacaaaagtattttcgagctccaaGAGCTCAATTTCatcacaaattttataataaattaatatcataatTTGCTATTTTCAGTGTGCTTTTAGCTCTCCTTGTGGCTGTGAAAATTACGCTTGTATTAAAGGCGCTTGCGAACGGTATTCTGCTAAGAACTttcctaaattttcataaatactATGGGAAAGTGAAGTTTTACAAATTTCCTGTCAGGACTATACTACAATTTCAAAACTGTAGatttttgttacaaaaaatGGCACCTTATGAATATTGTAATATTGGTCTTATTCAATactaataaatatgataataataataaaaatttattgtagtTATTATTCATGAAccttggaagaaaaaaatactttttgtaGGTCTTTAAAAATGGAGTCGTCTTTTATTACTGAGTCGCAATGCTGTTATTGCCGGcgtttatgttaaataaagtAGAGTGAGATCTATTTCATAGCAATAAAGGATGGTTGATCCAATGGAGGGCCGGACTAACGATGTGGAAAAtcacggaaagaaaataaatatctttttgtttaattatctTATGGGTTCGTTTAAAAAAGCCATTCCAAAAGCCTTCAATGAGACCTGTACTTTGTATCAAGGATTCGTTCGAATGAGATggtacactcagaaaattaattagttgggtttattatgctaaattttaattctcaaTTATCTAGAATGATTGAAACGTTTTTAAATGCAAAAATAGTTACACAGAGAagaaaatatagtaaattttacaaaaaaatatgagaataattcctaaatttggatagtaatcttgaaacgcttatgatttatatgaaaaattcatcaaCAGATAGGCTTATTTTACGAGTCGTTTAGTAATTTCTCATATACTGGTTATGGAAAATCTCTTATAttgcatattaatttttagttatatttagtaaattgaACTATCCCAGTTAGtatgttttattatattagaatggaaaaaaattgaattatatttttattaaagtttaactttttattattattgctagcattttgattaatattgttatttatgtCGTCTGTATTGGTGTTGACgttgattttttcttttcaaaaaatcacgTGTTTTaaccgagattcgaaccctgacCTCCCGCGCCCGAGTCCTTTCCTATGTCTGACAGATCGATGTCTCcttcccgactagaatttttcataagggcctgacgaggtccttatcgggttaaccttatttcaaataatgtCCCGATCAGAGCATCCTGACGAGGATCatgatatggatgtaacgattaagacccatgaggtccttattGGGATTGCCTTATTACTAATAagttattagtaattatttttaaaaaaatattaaattgcgaaaaaaaataagagaattttaattcgatcgaaaatgttatctattgtattgagagcattaattagaggaagtaaacatattttttattgatgaaaaaatcccgataactGCTGGGCTTAAACCTGcgtccttccgattcaaagtccttgatgctatccactgggcTGACATACAAATgtgatcttgaaagtgtaaatataataatcattatgatgtcaaaaaataactgatgaagaagtaaaaaatctgtgctaaaatgattgacgtgatttttatataatattcttttgtactttttttaatttttagcctgtaaatgaCATATTTAAAGGgatgggataacttttttttgaataaggatatccagataaggtcctgatcaggaactcgtcaggttgacccgatggcaaataactttttttgaatcagtatatccagataaggtcctgatcagaaactcatcaggttgacccgatcgcaaataacttttttcttgaatagtgatatcctgatgaggtcctgatcaggaacgcgtcaggttgacccgatagcaaataacttttttttgaatagggatatcctgacgaggtcctgacaaggaacttgtcaggtttgccctaataaggcaaaccttatattaacctgataaggtccttatggtacttcagacaaatcaggaagaaattccAGTCGGGATGTATATAATTTTGGCCCAGCcgttttttgagctcgaagataATTTCAACTTTTCGATAATTTACAGCagtgaattaaatattttgaatataacATTATTAGCTTTCGAGATATATGTGTACAtttggatttttcaaaaattttttttatggttttagATTTCTTTGCtgatgtaattaatttgacattttaagttttttaacaCCACTTGTTTTTGTTTctcgttcattttttttttaaatatcctgaAATTACTAACATGAGagtttttcaatattttgaaatgaattaccaatttttttttgtatcaattTCGGGCGATATTGTATTAAATCTTAAATTTCAcgtttctcatatttttttgtcgttgagatattttagaaaaaaaaaaaaatacaggaAAGAATTAGAAAACggtcaaattttttgtgtcacgataaattttttatagtcattaattaatcataaagaACTATCAGTTCAATGTCCAATTAAAACTGATAGAAATTTTGTAACGTCTTCATGATAATAGttgattgataaattttatattaatatgttCTCCTAAATACCAATAGATTTGATATCGTTTGTTTATCATAAATGACTGTGATgaaatatattgtttatttacgTTGATTTTCTTCGATGTGACTGTCATTTACTGTAGAGCATTGATAGAGTGATAATACAAGCCAAAATGTTAATGAGAATGTCTAAAAAACTTAATCtgaacaaatttattaatttgtatcaaatgaaaaattcgAACAGACTTCATACAAGTgtacaaaatttatcaatagttAATCCAAAAATTGAGGTACGTACactaaaaagtataataatcaaatacgATTCGAGTTTGCTTAGCTCTCCATTGAACATTCATGTAAACTTAATATTATGTCTAAAATTgtttcttaataaattctctTCAAAGTGGGGCCTCTCGAGCTCAAATACAAtgagaagttttggggctggcccgcaggatcAACCGTTTTccagatttttaacttcccactaagaagatcgacgattttcgaaaaattcgaaaagttattgttttcaccccgattgtcgaaaatcgaaatttcatcagatgttgaATTTTTGATGTCATGGGAAGCTatcctattttttttagaatgatATCCAGTGtctgtatatgtatatttgtatatgtgtgtgaactttttataactttttaacgaatgcaccgatttagatggttcctacggcaattaaaataattcatcagTGGCCAACTTTCTTGAGAATTTCTGATTATTTGATCGAATAGACTCtgtgaaaattaagaaatgaggaaaaaaaaaaatttttttttatattttttgaaattccacAGGAGAGACTTAGTGaatcgattccaaaatctaatcagcttcagaacttgataaTGCGTGTCGATTGCCACAAGAACCATCTCGTTAATTCGTTCGAGGaataaatggtaaaaaacagttttttattccaaatatctctgaaacgacttaatcaatcaattttaaaatctaatcagctttgAAGTGCAACAAAATGCGCCGATTGCCACAAGAACCATCTtcgattcttaaattttcacaatttaatataaaacgtaacttgattattaattatttttgatgtcttcaatttttcaagttcgCGAACActtcaagctcgaaaacagcgggaaatcTTGGGGCTAGCCCGCTGAGTCAACcgatttctattttttttcctttcgcAAGTTGATCTCAAGACTTAGTCTGAGAGACTTAAGTCTGAGTTGAATTCAACATCTGGACATTAGATATAGGCTCTCTCCCCTTCGCGTTCGAGgttcccaaaatttttttcttttattttaaaagtagtGTCTACTGTCTAGATCTAAAATAGTGAAAACCACGGTAAAATAGTGTATATACACTATTTCACAGCTCTAAGTATACCACTTaatatacttatagctgtgaAACAGTGAATATTAACGGTTCCAGATTTagagagtaaataatttttgctcTGGGTTcctcaatattttaaatcattttcaaattactgaccaaaaattattttttaggaaaataaaataaatctcaaAGGTATTAACATCAATTATCTCAAAACTGGTACTGGAAAACAAACAGTTTTATTCTCACCAAGCCCTATAGGTATATCGGTTTtcatttcaatattaatttatactcGTTTTCGTAAAAGTGCGCCACGAACTTTAGGCTCATGTCGCAACATCGCGACTCTCAGTACATCACTACTTGGCGATCAAGTGACATAAATATCTATTTCAGGAAGTATATTGACAGACTTTAAGCCACAAATTGAAAGCTTAGACAAGACAAAATTCACAATCGTTGCGTGGGATCCGCCAGGTTATGGAAAATCTCGTCCACCGGAAAGAGATTACTCAGGAGATTTTGGTCAAAGAGATGCTGAATGTGCTTATGAATTAATGAATACTTTGGGtgtttctaaattttctcTAGTTTCTTGGAGCAGCAGTGGGATTTCTTCTATGAGAATTGCTGCTACATACCCTCAATGTGttgataaacttattttaatgTGTTGTCCCATACAACCATCTTTTCAAGATTTAGAAACTCACaacagtaaataatatttatttaattaaaaaaaatataattgcatCTTTATTGTACATCAaggattttaataatttaatgactgAGTGTTTTAAGCTATGAAAAATCTGAGTACATGGCCTAAAAAAAGGAAAGCATCTTTGGTATCATTGTATGGTGAAGAGGATCTCAGTAAAATGTGGAATTCATGGGTAGATTATTTGATTCATGTTTTTCACAATGAAAATGGTACTTTTCTTAGAGAAGTTGTTCCAAACGTGAAATGTCCTACATTAATTCTACATGGTAATAAAGATAACTTTGTCCATCCAAAAAATGCTTTCATCCTAAATAGTAGTATCCACAATTCAaggtttgtatatttatttttatcttattaccattttttagTTTGGTAATTGTCTATATTCGGGCTCACCACATTTTTCAATGTTCCAAGTGCTTCTACTTCGAATATCTATATAATAGTTCATTTCGATACATGTGCGCAACAGTGGGGATTCTGACGTCACGAGTTTGAGGCTATGGGCGCATTCTTGTCAAGACCGAGTTAGTTATCCGGTCGAGCGAAGCGAGTCaatgcaagaaaaattattacactgtaaaaagagcggtgttaaaaatggactcattttaacttcgcccggtgttaaaataaaattacaccggtgtaggaggagtaattcaccggtgttaaaaataccggtgttaaatcggggtaaccggtgtaaaagcggagtaaaatcggtgtaaaagcggagtaaccggtgtaaaagcggagtaataccggtgtaaaagcaggataaactgcgtccgcttggagtatcaactttaaagattataaaacacaaaaacgtcagttctttatgaaaattaatacagaatatcatttattaacaagtaaaGTGAtcgggtaagtaaaaatatttacaaagtaaaatattttaacaccggtctagaatatttacaccggcagcagCGTTAGTTTAACACCggcgattttttttaacaccggtacagaatatttacaccggcggtggCGTTATTTTCTCACCGCtatcggtgttgaaatttaacaccgctgattttaacacctacaccgcttggacttaccccggtgattttttacagtgtatttgaacttaaaaaattgtaactgatacttagaaaacTGATGGCAAGtgttatacacggaaagaattttcgtatgaaaattgccatgttatttattctaaaaattactctaaatcgagtaatcttgggccattacgactttttactttcgaattacgaaatgttactctttcagtgagtaaaaatcaatcagattaatttttactcacaattgcgagtaaaaattacctctAGCGGatgtctaaataaattctctctaattcaatttttactcgcaggttatgataaaaagttgattattcaatttataaaatttatatttaattacaataaaaatgacaattaataggctgaaatttctataaaaaatctaaaaaccatctaattgccttagaatatgacttaaaataaatattttgaaaaagaataaaaaaaaaatattactcttattgtgttgaaaaagaaaaaatacaaatctttttttttttttaaataaatattaagttatagaAAGATACAGAGGTCGTCTTTTTTTCCAGCCCTACGTTTGTGTGCGTAACATGTAAGTTGTCgcgattaaaataaaagacatttaattgaagccgatattatccgaagattaacggagactactgaaatattactctgcagtttagagtaaaaattactcccatagataagaaaatttattcgagttataagcagtttttcatcaaacagttaatgggtttaaaagaatggtatattggggagtaaaaattgatagattaag includes these proteins:
- the LOC130675031 gene encoding valacyclovir hydrolase-like; its protein translation is MLMRMSKKLNLNKFINLYQMKNSNRLHTSVQNLSIVNPKIEENKINLKGININYLKTGTGKQTVLFSPSPIGSILTDFKPQIESLDKTKFTIVAWDPPGYGKSRPPERDYSGDFGQRDAECAYELMNTLGVSKFSLVSWSSSGISSMRIAATYPQCVDKLILMCCPIQPSFQDLETHNTMKNLSTWPKKRKASLVSLYGEEDLSKMWNSWVDYLIHVFHNENGTFLREVVPNVKCPTLILHGNKDNFVHPKNAFILNSSIHNSRVKILEGGHNAHLKYPDEYSKLITEFLLEEN